The following are from one region of the Onthophagus taurus isolate NC unplaced genomic scaffold, IU_Otau_3.0 ScKx7SY_15, whole genome shotgun sequence genome:
- the LOC139432464 gene encoding uncharacterized protein, giving the protein MLEPKRVYESYRVCHRHFTKADKTSNMYLRKNCVPSLFLPGPRVSVPVPSPAPQIDEATSASLDALNGVTPPKIMRFSTPICSSSKESRPNPIPHNNPVPARAKKLRRMIMTTQEKILRCSTKQLRRNLAVSRFRNRNFKVRLRQAQLALKNVPLRKMAHLNKNVVLFCEMQLRISRNRAKGRRFSDDEKLLCLSIYKQSGRCYRYLSKLFNLPCKNIFVAMSTRLKCQAGINESLFKNIKTIVEKFSNKDKICLLMFDEVKLTPHLDYNGKVDCIYGFEDYGELKSNKFGEYALVFELQGVARKWIQPVAYILSGGPAKSIKIANLITQVIGKAKTSGLSSCLNQAAVNHLIGKNAEKVINIDGDVIIPIFDLPPTPPN; this is encoded by the exons ATGTTGGAACCCAAGAGAGTATACGAGTCATATAGAGTTTGTCATAGGCATTTTACCAAGGCCGACAAAACTAGTAATATGTACTTAAGGAAGAATTGCGTGCCTTCGTTGTTTTTGCcag gtCCCAGGGTATCTGTTCCTGTTCCATCACCTGCGCCACAGATTGATGAAGCCACATCTGCATCGTTGGATGCTCTCAATGGTGTAACACCACCTAAAATAATGCGATTTTCAACTCCAATTTGTTCATCATCCAAAGAATCAC gtcCTAACCCAATCCCACACAATAATCCTGTCCCTGCTCGTGCGAAGAAATTACGACGGATGATCATGACGACGCAAGAGAAGATTTTACGTTGTTCCACGAAACAGCTACGACGAAATCTTGCTGTATCGCGATTTCGTAATCGTAACTTTAAAGTACGTTTGCGACAAGCTCAACTTGCATTGAAAAATGTTCCATTAAGAAAGATGGCACACCTGAACAAAAACGTAGTTCTATTTTGCGAGATGCAATTACGAATTTCAAGAAATCGTGCAAAGGGTCGCCGTTTTAGTGACGATGAAAAATTGCTTTGTCTTAGCATTTACAAGCAGTCTGGACGATGTTATCGATACTTGAgtaagttatttaatttaccgtgcaaaaatatttttgtagcCATGTCAACACGACTGAAGTGCCAAGCGGGCATAAACGAATCGCTcttcaaaaacataaaaactattgtcgaaaaattttcaaataaagataaaatatgcTTATTAATGTTTGATGAAGTGAAATTAACACCTCACCTCGATTACAATGGCAAGGTAGATTGCATCTACGGTTTTGAGGATTATGGGGAGttgaaatcaaataaattcggCGAATATGCTCTCGTGTTCGAACTACAAGGAGTTGCAAGAAAATGGATACAACCCGTGGCATACATATTGTCTGGTGGACCTGCAAAAAGTATCAAAATAGCGAATTTGATTACGCAAGTAATTGGTAAGGCAAAAACCAGCGGCTTGAGTAGCTGCTTGAATCAAGCAGCTGTTAACCATTTAATTGGAAAGAATGCAGAAAAAGTAATAAACATAGATGGAGACGTTattattcccatttttgaCCTACCCCCCACCCCACCTAATTAA
- the LOC111419461 gene encoding cullin-2 isoform X2 has protein sequence MEIGELALEVWKTGMITPLGTKLVKLLLECIEQDRSQFPMSIALEAVRGTILSFVEVQSYKKKGQLQLYQELFEQPFLDASGEHYKRDATRLLEERNVSLYMEKVIAKIDEEVKRAQKFLHQSSIAKVTQRCETHMVAEHLVFLYSECTSMVEAEQAQDLSNMYSLLKSVPNGLNVLVEIVLNHIKNQGLAAILNLQGENVHISFVENLLEVYNKYKKQIKEVFKSDQNFMGALDKACSSVINHRPNSGRSPCRSPELLAKYCDTLLKKSSKGISEQDIDEKLTNSITIFKYIDDKDVFQKFYSRMLAKRLIHQLTQSMDGEESMINKLKHACGYEFTSKLHRMFTDMSVSADLNNKFSAYLTKKNVDLGINFSIYVLQAGAWPLGQAVVTSFALPQQLERSVQNFESFYHEHFNGRKLTWLHHLCQAELRIGYLKKPYIITVQTFQMAILLLFENADSLTCNEIKETLQLNAEQFQRHAVSLVDSKILLVDNDAGGGDELKPDTVLRLNLEYTNKRTRFRITAAVQKESPAEVEHTMNSVEEDRKLYLQAAIVRIMKARKILKHNVLIQEVCAQSRSSFAPSIPMIKKCIEALIDKQYIERTPHSSEEYSYVA, from the exons ATGGAAATAGGCGAATTAGCGTTAGAAGTTTGGAAAACAGGGATGATAACCCCATTAGGCACAAAATTAGTAAAACTCCTATTGGAATGCATAGAACAAGATCGTAGCCAATTTCCAATGAGCATAGCTTTGGAAGCGGTTCGCGGCACGATCTTGAGTTTCGTCGAGGTGCAAAGTTACAAGAAAAAGGGGCAACTGCAACTTTACCAGGAGTTATTCGAACAACCGTTTTTAGACGCCAGCGGGGAGCATTATAAACGCGACGCGACCCGGTTATTAGAAGAGCGAAACGTTAGCCTTTACATGGAAAAAGTGATTGCGAAAATCGATGAGGAGGTTAAGAGGGctcaaaaatttttgcatCAAAGCTCGATAGCGAAGGTGACTCAACGGTGTGAGACGCACATGGTCGCGGAGCATTTGGTGTTTTTATATAGTGAGTGTACGAGTATGGTCGAGGCGGAGCAAGCGCAAGATCTCTCTAATATGTatagtttattaaaaagtgttCCGAACGGACTCAACGTTTTGGTTGAAATCGTTCttaatcatattaaaaatcaggGATTGGCg gcTATTTTGAATTTACAAGGAGAAAACGTTCATATAAGTTTCGTTGAGAACCTCTTAgaagtttataataaatacaaaaagcaAATTAAGGAGGTTTTTAAGTCCGACCAAAATTTTATGGGAGCCTTAGACAAAGCGTGTAGTTCCGTGATTAATCATCGCCCGAATTCGGGGAGAAGCCCGTGTCGTAGCCCGGAATTATTGGCGAAATATTGCGACACACTCCTTAAAAAATCGAGTAAAGGAATCAGCGAGCAAGACATCGACGAAAAACTCACCAACAGCATCACTATCTTTAAATATATCGACGATAAAGAcgtctttcaaaaattttatagcCGCATGTTAGCGAAAAGACTCATTCACCAATTAACCCAAAGCATGGACGGCGAAGAATCGAtgattaacaaattaaaacacGCGTGCGGTTACGAATTTACGAGCAAATTACATCGGATGTTTACGGACATGTCGGTTTCCGCGGatttaaacaacaaatttagcGCGTATTTGACGAAGAAAAACGTCGATTTGGGgattaattttagtatttatgTGTTGCAAGCGGGCGCGTGGCCTTTAGGCCAAGCCGTTGTTACTTCTTTCGCGTTACCACAACAATTAGAGCGGAGCGTTCAAAATTTCGAGTCGTTTTACCACGAACATTTCAACGGGAGGAAATTAACGTGGCTCCATCATCTCTGCCAGGCCGAATTAAGAAtcggttatttaaaaaaaccctATATTATTACGGTCCAAACGTTCCAAATGGcgattttattgttgtttgaAAACGCCGATTCGTTAACGTgtaatgaaattaaagaaacgtTGCAGTTAAACGCGGAACAATTTCAAAGACACGCGGTGAGTTTGGTTGattcgaaaattttgttgGTTGATAACGATGCTGGAGGCGGGGATGAGTTAAAACCCGACACGGTGTTGCGCTTAAATTTGGAATATACGAATAAAAGGACGCGGTTTAGAATCACCGCGGCTGTTCAAAAAGAATCGCCCGCGGAGGTTGAGCACACCATGAACTCGGTTGAGGAGGATAGGAAATTATATCTCCAAGCAGCTATCGTTAGGATTATGAAAGCGAGGAAGATTTTGAAACACAACGTTTTAATACAAGAg gtttgCGCACAAAGTAGGTCATCGTTCGCTCCAAGCATCCCGATGATTAAGAAGTGTATCGAAGCGCTGATCGATAAACAATATATAGAAAGAACGCCTCATTCGAGTGAAGAGTATAGTTATGTGgcttga